CGCGGCGCGCTCGTCGTCCATCGTCAGCGCAAAGCCGTAGCCGTCGCGCAGTGATCCGATCCGCGCGACGCTGACATGCTGCGCCTCCAGGAGCTGGAGGATCAGCGGATTTTCCGAATGCGGCGGGGTCAGGATCACGCCGTCGGGCCGCAGCGCCGCGAGCGCCGCCGACAGCTCGCGCTCGATATGATCGCTGTGCGTGTCGACCAGCTCGACCAGCAGGCGATAGCCATGCTCGGCCGCCTTCACCATGCCGCCCAGCATCATCTGGTCGACCCAGTCGGTGCCCTGCCGCTCACGCCAGTCGGCGATCGTCCGCTCGCGATCGTTGAGCGCCAGGATCAGGTAGGAGCGCGAGCCGCCCATCCGCTGCGCGGCGATCGAGGGGACATAGCCCAATTTGTCGATCGAGGCCTGGACGCGCTCGACCATTTCGGGCCGGACGGTTCCCTCCTTGTTGATGACGCGGCTGACCGTCTGGAGCGAGACCCCCGCATCCGCCGCGACATGCTTGATGGTGACCGCCAGCCGGCGCCTGGCCATCGGTCAGGCGGCCCGGTCGGCGGGCTCGGCGGCCCCGCAATAGCGCGTTACATAGGCGCCGTGCGCGGGCAGCGTCGCGACCGTCTGGGCCACGCGATCGCGCACCGAGGCCAGGAAGCGGGCGAGCTCGTCGTCGGTCAGCTTGGCGGCGATCGGGTGCCAGGACCGCGGCATGATCCCCTGCCCCATCATCACCTGCACCCAGCTGTTCTCGGCGAACAGCTCCTCGTTCTTGCGGAACACGCGGCCGGTCTCGCGGAACAGCGCGATCTTCTGCGCAAGCGTGTCTGGCACGTCCATTGCCGCGCACTGGCGCCAGAAGGGCGCGTCGCGGCGGTCGGTCGCCTTGTAGTGCAGGATCAGGAAGTCGCGGATCTGCACCATGTCGGTGAGCTGCTGCTCGTTGAACTCGGCCACGTCGCTGGGATTGACGGGGCCGAGCGGCAGCATCCGGATCAGCCGCAGGATCGCTCGCTGGATGAGGTGAATGCTCGTCGATTCGAGCGGCTCCATGAACCCGCCCGACAGGCCGATCGCGATGCAGTTGCGCATCCACTGCCGCCGCCGCGCACCGGTCACGAAGGACAGGTGATTGGGCTCGGTCAGCACCCGC
This is a stretch of genomic DNA from Sphingomonas sp. Y38-1Y. It encodes these proteins:
- a CDS encoding LacI family DNA-binding transcriptional regulator, translating into MARRRLAVTIKHVAADAGVSLQTVSRVINKEGTVRPEMVERVQASIDKLGYVPSIAAQRMGGSRSYLILALNDRERTIADWRERQGTDWVDQMMLGGMVKAAEHGYRLLVELVDTHSDHIERELSAALAALRPDGVILTPPHSENPLILQLLEAQHVSVARIGSLRDGYGFALTMDDERAARLATEHLAGLGHARIGFIAGPEAYELSGWRIEGWRAAMAAAGLATDDLMARGDFGYEAGLAAARLLVERGATAIIASNDRMALATLEVARERGLAVPGDLSIVSFDDTPIVRFTHPPLTAIVQPIAEVAARATERIIAEQAGGEADPTPEVVPASLTVRASTAPPRA